From a region of the Betta splendens chromosome 5, fBetSpl5.4, whole genome shotgun sequence genome:
- the LOC114855085 gene encoding guanine nucleotide-binding protein G(s) subunit alpha isoforms short-like isoform X2, whose translation MKFASGSVWAVDMGQKQAAWLNSGPPRALGVLAQRRHCVVGTAEPLGPCAEPMVPACFLDRVDVVRQNDYTPTDQDLLRCRVLTSGIFETRFQIDKVNFHMFDVGGQRDERRKWIQCFNDVTAIIFVVASSSYNMVIREDNQTNRLQEALNLFKNIWNNRWLRTISVILFLNKQDLLAEKVLAGKSKIEEYFQEFARYTTPDDAILEPGEDPRVTRAKYFIRDEFLRISTASGDGRHYCYPHFTCAVDTENIRRVFNDCRDIIQRMHLRQYELL comes from the exons ATGAAGTTCGCTTCTGGCAGCGTCTGGGCCGTGGATATGGGGCAGAAACAGGCGGCTTGGCTCAACAGTGGTCCACCGAGGGCTCTGGGTGTGCTGGCACAGCGGAGGCACTGTGTTGTGGGAACAGCTGAGCCGCTCGGACCCTGCGCGGAGCCCATGGTACCGGCCTG CTTCTTGGACAGAGTCGATGTGGTCCGGCAGAACGACTACACACCCACGGATCAG GACCTGCTGAGATGCAGAGTGCTGACATCGGGGATCTTTGAAACGAGGTTTCAAATAGACAAAGTCAACTTCCA CATGTTCGATGTTGGAGGGCAGAGGGATGAACGTAGAAAATGGATCCAGTGTTTTAACG ATGTGACAGCGATCATCTTCGTGGTGGCGAGCAGCAGCTACAACATGGTGATCAGAGAAGACAATCAGACCAACAGACTACAGGAAGCACTCAACCTTTTCAAGAACATTTGGAACAACAG GTGGCTACGGACCATTTCGGTAATCCTCTTCCTGAACAAACAGGACCTGCTCGCTGAGAAGGTTTTGGCAGGGAAGTCTAAAATTGAGGAGTATTTCCAAGAGTTTGCACGCTACACTACACCTGATGATG CAATACTAGAGCCAGGTGAAGATCCCAGAGTCACAAGAGCAAAGTACTTCATCCGGGACGAGTTTCTG CGAATCAGCACAGCCAGCGGGGACGGACGACATTACTGCTACCCGCACTTCACCTGCGCAGTCGACACGGAGAACATCCGCCGTGTCTTCAATGACTGTCGCGACATCATACAGAGAATGCACCTACGGCAGTACGAGCTTTTGTGA